A DNA window from Vagococcus penaei contains the following coding sequences:
- a CDS encoding diacylglycerol/lipid kinase family protein, translated as MQRTEWHIIVNESAGSGKGKRVLNKTRHYLINQHIPFKVYSTTHAGHEKEITQQLISTTLIEWSANLELFPLLVIIGGDGTLHEVINTLADYPNIPIAYLPGGSGNDFARGANISRRTLKALKHIEATTQPKSLHLVKAYNQQTKQNYYGVNNLGIGLDAAIVKQANSSQAKGNLNRMHLGALAYLFASIKVLREQQPFPVDVTFDQKKQSFKRAYLCTVTNHPYFGGGVAIDPTANVLEPKLSLVVVERISFIKILGLICRLLLKTHLSSRHVNHFKASTFEISTNESVYGQIDGEELDKEDFHLTFSIAQRLFWQ; from the coding sequence ATGCAACGCACTGAGTGGCATATTATTGTCAATGAATCTGCTGGCTCTGGCAAAGGCAAACGCGTTTTGAATAAAACACGCCATTATTTAATTAATCAACATATTCCTTTTAAAGTTTATTCAACTACGCATGCCGGTCATGAAAAAGAGATTACTCAACAACTAATTTCAACAACCTTAATTGAATGGTCTGCAAATTTAGAGCTGTTTCCGCTTTTAGTCATTATTGGTGGCGATGGAACGCTACACGAGGTTATTAATACCTTGGCAGATTATCCCAATATACCGATTGCTTATTTACCAGGTGGCTCGGGAAATGATTTTGCTAGAGGAGCAAACATCTCTCGAAGAACACTTAAAGCGTTAAAACATATTGAGGCAACAACACAACCTAAATCACTACATCTCGTGAAGGCCTACAATCAGCAAACAAAACAAAATTACTACGGAGTCAATAATCTTGGTATTGGATTAGATGCTGCTATCGTTAAACAGGCTAATTCATCACAGGCAAAAGGCAACTTAAATCGCATGCATCTTGGTGCTTTAGCCTATCTTTTTGCTTCCATAAAAGTCTTACGTGAGCAACAACCATTTCCAGTCGATGTAACATTTGACCAAAAAAAGCAATCATTCAAACGTGCCTATTTATGCACAGTCACTAATCATCCCTATTTTGGTGGTGGTGTGGCAATTGATCCAACTGCGAACGTCCTTGAACCAAAACTTAGTTTAGTAGTTGTTGAGCGCATTTCATTTATTAAAATACTTGGTTTAATTTGCCGTCTATTATTGAAGACTCATCTATCCTCACGACATGTCAATCATTTTAAGGCTTCAACTTTTGAGATTTCTACAAACGAGTCCGTCTATGGCCAAATTGATGGAGAGGAGCTCGACAAAGAAGACTTTCATTTAACCTTCTCAATCGCACAACGTTTATTTTGGCAATAA
- a CDS encoding QueT transporter family protein, with translation MEKSYTQSKTRLLVINGLIAALYIILTVAVAPVSQGPVQFRVSESLNHLVVFNKKLLWGVVAGVVLFNLLFSEGGILDVIFGGGQTLIALLITAYSAKWIKDEKKRMVVNIIVFTLSMVLIAIMICLISNEAIGSPVFWTIYGSLMLSEAIVMTISAPIMFLINKIIHFERY, from the coding sequence ATGGAAAAGAGTTACACGCAATCTAAAACAAGATTGCTCGTTATTAATGGACTGATTGCTGCACTTTATATCATATTGACAGTAGCAGTAGCACCTGTTTCGCAAGGACCTGTGCAGTTTCGAGTGTCCGAAAGTTTAAACCACCTTGTTGTCTTTAATAAAAAACTTCTGTGGGGTGTTGTTGCTGGGGTAGTTCTCTTTAATTTATTATTTTCTGAAGGAGGTATCTTAGATGTTATCTTTGGTGGTGGACAAACGCTGATTGCGTTATTAATCACTGCCTATTCAGCAAAATGGATTAAAGATGAAAAAAAACGCATGGTCGTAAATATTATTGTGTTTACCCTTAGTATGGTGTTAATTGCGATTATGATATGCTTGATTTCTAACGAAGCGATTGGCTCACCGGTTTTTTGGACGATTTACGGGTCATTAATGCTTAGTGAAGCAATCGTGATGACAATCTCAGCGCCAATTATGTTTCTAATCAATAAAATTATTCATTTTGAACGCTATTAA
- a CDS encoding cation:proton antiporter — MEILLTIIIILVSTKVFGHLAVMIGQPAVLGKLVIGIVLGPALLSWVNHSEVFQVFADIGVLLLMFLAGLETDTKQLKENWKPSVAVAVIGIIIPFLSAFGVGSMFGFDLNHSVFLGVLFSATSVSITVQVLKEMNVMQTRESTTILGAAVVDDILVVILLAFVMSFMGGDGAADVSIPMVILKKVIFFAVAIGAGIYLVPMLLKLASRFKVTVPVTSAALVICFAFAYFGEMLGMAGIIGTFIAGLFISQTNFKDEIEHSVEPIANALFVPFFYVSVGLSISFAGVFGQLWFLVVCTVVAVLSKLIGGFAGARLTGFDKLSSLSIGSGMVSRGEVALIIGTTGLSSGLLHQDYYTTVIISVILTTLIAPPMLKKFFLQIKENH; from the coding sequence ATGGAGATTTTATTAACCATCATTATTATTTTGGTGAGTACAAAGGTATTTGGTCATTTGGCTGTGATGATTGGACAACCAGCCGTTTTAGGGAAATTAGTCATTGGGATTGTATTAGGCCCTGCCTTATTATCCTGGGTCAATCATTCAGAAGTATTTCAAGTTTTTGCTGATATTGGGGTATTGTTATTAATGTTTTTAGCGGGTCTTGAAACCGATACAAAACAATTAAAAGAAAATTGGAAACCTTCAGTAGCTGTGGCAGTTATTGGTATCATTATTCCGTTCTTAAGTGCATTTGGTGTAGGTTCAATGTTTGGTTTTGATTTAAACCATTCCGTCTTTTTAGGCGTTTTATTCTCAGCTACATCAGTTAGTATCACCGTTCAAGTATTGAAGGAAATGAATGTCATGCAGACACGTGAATCAACAACGATTTTAGGTGCGGCCGTTGTCGATGATATTTTAGTCGTCATCTTGTTAGCGTTTGTCATGTCATTTATGGGTGGTGATGGCGCTGCGGATGTCTCAATTCCAATGGTTATCTTGAAGAAAGTTATTTTCTTTGCGGTCGCAATTGGAGCGGGTATTTATTTAGTGCCAATGCTCTTGAAATTAGCTAGTCGCTTCAAAGTAACAGTGCCTGTGACAAGTGCGGCTTTAGTTATCTGTTTTGCTTTTGCTTATTTTGGTGAGATGCTTGGAATGGCAGGTATTATCGGAACATTTATCGCGGGACTATTCATCTCGCAAACAAACTTTAAAGATGAAATCGAACATAGCGTTGAACCAATTGCGAATGCGCTATTCGTACCGTTTTTCTATGTTAGCGTTGGACTAAGCATTTCATTTGCTGGCGTTTTTGGACAATTATGGTTCTTAGTTGTCTGTACCGTAGTAGCTGTACTATCGAAACTAATCGGTGGTTTTGCCGGTGCTCGTTTAACTGGTTTCGACAAGTTATCATCGTTAAGTATTGGTTCAGGAATGGTTTCACGTGGAGAAGTTGCTTTAATTATCGGAACAACTGGATTAAGTTCTGGATTATTGCACCAAGATTACTATACAACCGTGATTATTTCGGTTATCTTGACAACGTTGATTGCCCCACCAATGTTGAAAAAATTCTTTTTACAAATTAAAGAAAATCATTAG
- a CDS encoding IS1182 family transposase: MLKKQDMSKRNQIGFYSLEDLVPKEHLLRDIDKYVDFNFIYKLVEDKYDESNGRPSIDPVLLIKLPLIQYLYGIKSMRQTIKDVEVNMAYRWFLGLDIEDAVPHFSTFGKNYSRRFRGTDIFEQIFYGILEQCIEAELVDTSEVFIDGTHIKAHANNKKYESNEVTEETLFYVESLQKEVEIDREKRLKKPLKRREESENQVKHKKISKTDDESGWFHKGEHKQVFAYAAQVACDKNGWVLGYTTHPGNQHDSRTFIDIYNKLQSHFTLDKLVMDAGYKTPGIAHLLFQNNLTPIFPYKRPMTKKGFYKKHDYVYDEYYDQYICPNVKILSYTTTNRDGYREYKSNTSDCSQCPLIAYCTESKEKRKLIQRHLWENDMERCEDIRHSLGMKAIYNNRKQTIERLFGTAKEFHGLRYTNLIGKEKMHMKIGLTFACLNIKKLAKMLKLRDLKGSIFLSILGILSKIMIRYKKTNQLPFMSNWFVFNLTQFHNEIGYFI; the protein is encoded by the coding sequence ATGCTAAAAAAACAAGATATGAGCAAACGTAATCAAATTGGTTTTTATTCTCTAGAAGATTTAGTTCCCAAGGAACATCTATTAAGAGATATTGATAAATATGTAGATTTTAATTTTATTTATAAGTTAGTTGAAGATAAATACGATGAATCAAATGGCCGCCCTAGTATAGATCCGGTTCTATTAATTAAACTTCCGTTGATTCAGTATCTTTATGGTATAAAAAGTATGAGACAAACTATTAAAGATGTTGAGGTTAACATGGCTTATCGCTGGTTTTTAGGTTTGGATATCGAAGATGCTGTTCCTCACTTCTCAACCTTTGGCAAAAATTATTCTAGAAGATTTCGTGGTACAGATATCTTTGAACAAATATTTTACGGCATATTAGAACAGTGTATTGAAGCTGAATTAGTGGATACTTCTGAAGTATTTATTGATGGTACTCATATAAAAGCACATGCAAATAATAAAAAATATGAAAGTAACGAAGTTACTGAAGAAACTCTTTTTTATGTGGAATCACTACAAAAAGAAGTTGAAATAGATAGAGAAAAAAGATTAAAAAAGCCCTTAAAAAGAAGAGAGGAAAGTGAAAATCAGGTAAAACATAAAAAAATTAGTAAAACAGATGATGAGAGTGGTTGGTTCCATAAAGGAGAGCATAAACAGGTTTTTGCTTATGCTGCACAAGTAGCATGTGACAAGAATGGTTGGGTTTTAGGATATACAACTCATCCTGGTAATCAACATGATAGTCGGACATTCATCGATATCTATAATAAATTACAAAGTCACTTTACCTTAGATAAATTAGTAATGGACGCTGGATACAAAACACCTGGTATAGCCCATTTATTATTTCAAAATAATTTAACACCTATTTTTCCATATAAAAGACCTATGACCAAAAAAGGATTTTATAAAAAACATGATTATGTTTACGATGAATACTACGATCAATATATCTGCCCTAATGTGAAAATTTTAAGCTATACAACAACTAACAGAGACGGATATCGTGAATACAAAAGTAATACGTCTGATTGTAGTCAATGCCCTTTGATTGCCTATTGTACTGAGTCAAAAGAAAAGAGGAAATTAATTCAACGACATTTATGGGAAAATGATATGGAACGTTGTGAAGACATACGTCATTCCCTTGGAATGAAAGCTATATATAATAATCGAAAACAAACAATTGAGCGATTATTTGGAACGGCAAAAGAATTTCATGGCTTACGTTACACTAATTTAATTGGGAAAGAAAAAATGCACATGAAAATTGGGCTCACTTTCGCATGCCTTAACATTAAAAAATTAGCAAAAATGCTTAAATTAAGAGACCTGAAGGGCTCTATTTTTTTATCTATTTTGGGAATTTTATCAAAAATAATGATAAGATACAAAAAAACAAACCAATTACCCTTTATGAGCAACTGGTTTGTCTTCAATCTGACCCAATTTCATAATGAAATTGGGTATTTTATCTAA
- a CDS encoding LPXTG cell wall anchor domain-containing protein, which translates to MKKVKLTTATLAILAGSVVAPLVSNATETNGNAAVQTSEVAKDEKVKEEATEAPVTEAPVAEASTTETKTDSSTANTGTQTPAPAKPVAKVDASVYTTQINNLTNLSSEEKVAYNQRIQAEAVKGNEAGCQAIVAEAKAVSQGRIDLAAKKAEAKKEVQALYTSGNVKITGEQYEAFNKQIDSATTIAEVEAVVAAAKTAGSVTDAKTSAIREIDANREAGKISRDERNALVTKAQAATTNEEVAAVLVELNGMVAVTDAKEAAKKELRELFLASDNNLNWEDYGNALLAIDAAKTVDEVNSIVTGVKNDIVLADAKSKAKDQINAITHKYGMDSKTYWVYANQVDAATTVDEVNAAVAAAQTAGELKEGKAKAQVELHAIGYLLGQDYYTYKDKIDAAQNLDEVASVLNEAKDAAKLAEAKKEAKTDISTHYYNGAISLDEYYNYDKLISAATSIEEVEALVVDASKLYQTRYDALQEIAGYAKDGKLSKTEKKYYDNAVNAAKTTKEVNDVIKELRAELGIEIPWTPLEPSKPTESTEGSTEGSTEDSKTEGSTEDSKTEGSTEDSKTEGSTEDSKTEGSTEDSKTEGSTEDSKTEGSTEDSKTEGSTEDSKTEGSTEDSKTEGSTEDSKKPVTKPTTDKGNKTDAKKVDAKKVVAKKADAKKLPQTNDTVNAGLVAGGLMSVLTAAFLFFRKGK; encoded by the coding sequence ATGAAGAAAGTTAAATTAACAACTGCAACTTTAGCTATTTTAGCTGGTTCTGTTGTAGCGCCGTTAGTATCTAATGCTACTGAAACAAATGGAAACGCAGCTGTTCAAACATCTGAAGTTGCAAAAGATGAAAAAGTAAAAGAAGAAGCAACAGAAGCACCTGTAACAGAAGCACCTGTAGCAGAAGCTTCAACTACAGAAACAAAAACAGATTCAAGTACTGCTAATACTGGAACTCAAACACCAGCTCCAGCTAAGCCAGTTGCAAAAGTTGATGCAAGTGTTTATACAACACAAATCAACAACTTAACAAACTTATCAAGCGAAGAAAAAGTTGCTTACAACCAACGAATTCAAGCAGAAGCTGTTAAAGGAAACGAAGCTGGATGTCAAGCAATCGTTGCTGAAGCAAAAGCTGTTTCTCAAGGACGTATTGATTTAGCTGCTAAAAAAGCAGAAGCTAAAAAAGAAGTTCAAGCTCTATATACTTCTGGTAACGTAAAAATTACTGGGGAACAATACGAAGCATTCAACAAACAAATCGATTCAGCAACAACTATTGCTGAAGTAGAAGCTGTTGTTGCAGCAGCTAAAACTGCTGGTTCTGTAACTGATGCTAAAACAAGTGCTATCCGTGAAATTGATGCTAATCGTGAAGCTGGTAAAATTTCTCGTGATGAACGTAATGCTCTTGTAACTAAAGCACAAGCTGCTACAACTAATGAAGAAGTTGCTGCTGTTCTTGTTGAATTAAATGGTATGGTTGCTGTAACTGATGCTAAAGAAGCTGCTAAAAAAGAGTTAAGAGAGTTATTCTTAGCAAGTGATAATAATTTAAATTGGGAAGATTACGGAAATGCTTTATTAGCAATTGATGCTGCTAAAACAGTAGACGAAGTTAACTCAATTGTCACTGGAGTTAAAAATGATATCGTGTTAGCAGATGCTAAATCAAAAGCTAAAGACCAAATCAACGCTATTACTCACAAATACGGTATGGATTCAAAAACTTACTGGGTATATGCTAATCAAGTAGACGCTGCAACAACTGTTGACGAAGTAAACGCTGCTGTAGCTGCTGCTCAAACTGCTGGTGAATTAAAAGAAGGTAAAGCTAAAGCTCAAGTAGAATTACACGCCATTGGTTACTTATTAGGCCAAGACTACTATACTTACAAAGACAAGATTGATGCTGCTCAAAATCTTGACGAAGTAGCATCTGTTTTAAATGAAGCAAAAGACGCTGCTAAATTAGCAGAAGCTAAAAAAGAAGCTAAAACTGATATTTCTACTCACTACTACAATGGTGCTATCTCATTAGATGAGTACTATAACTATGATAAACTAATTTCAGCTGCAACATCAATTGAAGAAGTTGAAGCATTAGTTGTAGATGCAAGTAAATTATACCAAACTCGTTACGATGCGTTACAAGAAATTGCGGGTTACGCTAAAGATGGTAAATTATCAAAAACTGAAAAGAAATATTATGATAATGCAGTAAATGCTGCTAAAACAACTAAAGAAGTTAATGATGTTATTAAAGAATTACGTGCTGAATTAGGTATTGAAATTCCATGGACTCCATTAGAACCATCTAAACCTACAGAATCAACAGAAGGATCAACAGAAGGATCAACAGAAGATTCTAAAACAGAAGGATCAACAGAAGATTCTAAAACAGAAGGATCAACAGAAGATTCTAAAACAGAAGGATCAACAGAAGATTCTAAAACAGAAGGATCAACAGAAGATTCTAAAACAGAAGGATCAACAGAAGATTCTAAAACAGAAGGATCAACAGAAGATTCTAAAACAGAAGGATCAACAGAAGATTCTAAAACAGAAGGATCAACAGAAGATTCTAAAACAGAAGGATCAACAGAAGATTCTAAAAAACCTGTAACAAAACCAACAACTGATAAGGGTAACAAAACTGACGCTAAAAAAGTAGATGCTAAAAAAGTTGTTGCTAAAAAAGCAGACGCTAAAAAATTACCACAAACAAATGATACAGTAAACGCTGGATTAGTTGCTGGTGGATTAATGTCAGTATTAACTGCTGCATTCTTATTCTTCCGTAAAGGTAAATAA
- the cbpA gene encoding cyclic di-AMP binding protein CbpA — translation MLIESICIPKRRLTIVNESCTLEDALGILEESGFRCVPVLDETEKIFRGNIYKMHIYRHKANGGDMTLPVTHLLKNATKFIHLNSSFFNIFFTIKELPYIAVLDSNDQFYGILTHSSLLSILSQSWNVEEGRYALTIASTGKKGDLANMSKIIAKHSEIASCITLDIGRDKYIRRTIITLPAHTTEETLDIIVKSLEKKDFFIAEIEDLQNPREV, via the coding sequence ATGTTAATCGAGTCAATTTGTATTCCTAAACGACGTTTAACAATTGTTAATGAGTCATGTACACTAGAGGATGCTTTAGGTATCTTAGAAGAATCGGGATTTCGCTGTGTACCGGTCTTAGATGAGACAGAAAAAATCTTTAGAGGAAATATCTATAAAATGCATATCTATCGTCATAAGGCGAATGGTGGCGATATGACACTACCTGTAACACATCTATTAAAAAATGCTACTAAATTCATTCATTTAAATTCATCATTTTTTAATATCTTCTTTACAATTAAAGAACTACCTTATATTGCAGTTTTAGATAGTAATGATCAATTCTATGGTATTTTAACACATAGCAGCCTACTTTCAATTTTATCTCAATCTTGGAATGTTGAAGAAGGACGTTATGCTTTAACCATTGCATCAACTGGTAAAAAAGGTGATTTAGCAAATATGTCTAAAATTATTGCCAAACATTCAGAAATTGCAAGTTGTATTACACTAGATATCGGTCGTGATAAATACATCAGACGGACAATTATCACTCTACCTGCGCATACAACAGAAGAAACCTTAGATATTATTGTTAAATCATTAGAAAAGAAAGATTTCTTTATTGCTGAAATCGAAGACTTACAAAATCCTCGCGAGGTTTAA
- the rpmG gene encoding 50S ribosomal protein L33, which produces MAQNKAALACSQCGSRNYSKAVNPAKRTERLELKKFCKYCKTQTLHRETK; this is translated from the coding sequence ATGGCTCAAAATAAAGCAGCCTTAGCTTGTTCACAATGTGGATCAAGAAACTATTCAAAAGCTGTTAATCCAGCAAAACGCACAGAGCGTCTAGAATTAAAAAAGTTTTGTAAATACTGTAAAACACAAACGCTACATAGAGAAACGAAGTAA
- the secE gene encoding preprotein translocase subunit SecE — translation MKFLKSVIAEMKIVTWPSKKKLTKDVITVIQSTILFAVFFAFVDFGLGKLLNLFLN, via the coding sequence GTGAAATTTTTAAAAAGTGTTATTGCTGAAATGAAAATTGTTACTTGGCCATCAAAGAAAAAATTAACAAAAGATGTCATCACTGTTATTCAATCAACCATCTTATTTGCAGTCTTTTTTGCTTTTGTAGACTTTGGTCTAGGAAAACTATTGAATTTATTTCTTAACTAA
- the nusG gene encoding transcription termination/antitermination protein NusG, translating to MESLEKNWYVLHTYSGYENKVKANIESRAQSMGMEDNIFRVVVPEEEEREIKNGKEKITAKKTFPGYVLVEMIMSDDSWYIVRNTPGVTGFVGSHGAGSKPAPLLEEEVAQILQKLGISRRTSDLDVELGEVVTIKAGAFTGLTGEITELDNEKQKLKVNIDMFGRETSTELDFDQVDKL from the coding sequence ATGGAATCATTGGAAAAAAATTGGTATGTATTACATACTTACTCTGGTTACGAGAACAAGGTGAAAGCCAATATTGAGTCACGGGCGCAAAGTATGGGGATGGAAGACAATATTTTTCGTGTCGTTGTTCCAGAAGAAGAAGAACGTGAAATAAAAAATGGTAAGGAAAAGATTACCGCTAAAAAAACTTTTCCTGGTTACGTGTTAGTTGAAATGATTATGAGTGATGATTCTTGGTATATTGTCCGTAATACACCAGGAGTGACTGGCTTTGTTGGGTCACATGGTGCCGGTAGTAAACCCGCTCCTTTATTAGAAGAAGAAGTCGCACAAATTTTACAAAAGCTTGGCATCAGCCGTCGTACGTCTGACTTAGACGTTGAGCTAGGTGAAGTTGTTACAATCAAAGCCGGAGCCTTTACAGGATTAACTGGTGAAATTACTGAACTAGATAATGAAAAGCAAAAATTAAAAGTTAATATCGATATGTTTGGTCGTGAAACTAGTACTGAGCTTGATTTTGACCAAGTTGATAAGTTATAA
- the nhaC gene encoding Na+/H+ antiporter NhaC, with the protein MSEKKISLLEASIVLIVIILSISVSVIGLKLSPNISILLAISLIMIYVIARRLPLNVINKGIEKGLQPGIIPIFIFLLVGALISVWIQAGIIPTLMVVGFKLLSVKWFVPSVFLVCAIVGSAVGSAFTVMSTIGIAFFGIGATLGLNEALVVGAIVSGSVFGDKMSPLSESTNLASAIVGADLFKHIKHMMWSTLPAFVVSLIAFAILGFNDSQADLGNIKEVSAVLESHFNISLMSLLPILFMLFCAWKKIPAVITILLNVLLGIVMTLIHNPAVGFKTIAKVVETGFVSQTGDQQIDALLTRGGINSMMPTVLLIILTLSLGGILMELGLVSTVIGAIANKLNSAKSLIIVTLLSGIGVNLFIGEQFLSVILPGNAFKGEFQKLRLDPVVLSRTLEDGGTVINYLIPWGIAGSFVANTFGVPTLVYLPFALFSLLSPVFSVISALTGLGVDYLPEEKASEPSTI; encoded by the coding sequence ATGTCCGAGAAAAAAATTAGTTTATTAGAAGCGAGTATTGTCTTAATTGTGATTATTTTGAGTATTTCAGTTAGTGTGATTGGCTTGAAGCTATCCCCTAATATCTCTATACTATTAGCAATTTCACTAATTATGATTTATGTGATTGCTCGACGATTGCCGTTAAATGTAATTAATAAAGGAATTGAAAAAGGATTACAGCCAGGAATTATTCCGATTTTTATTTTTTTACTTGTGGGAGCTTTGATTTCTGTGTGGATTCAAGCAGGTATTATTCCAACACTGATGGTAGTTGGTTTTAAGTTACTTAGTGTTAAATGGTTTGTGCCTTCTGTCTTTTTAGTTTGTGCTATTGTCGGAAGTGCAGTTGGTAGTGCGTTTACCGTCATGTCGACAATTGGGATTGCTTTTTTTGGGATTGGTGCAACGTTAGGTTTGAATGAAGCGCTAGTTGTAGGTGCGATTGTATCAGGCTCAGTTTTTGGTGATAAGATGTCGCCGTTATCTGAATCAACCAACCTTGCTTCAGCAATTGTAGGGGCTGATTTATTTAAGCATATCAAACACATGATGTGGTCAACTTTACCAGCGTTTGTCGTGTCACTAATTGCTTTTGCGATTTTAGGGTTTAATGACAGTCAAGCGGACCTAGGAAATATTAAAGAAGTATCTGCAGTTTTAGAGAGTCATTTTAATATTAGTTTAATGTCACTACTCCCCATTTTATTCATGTTATTTTGTGCTTGGAAAAAAATTCCAGCTGTGATTACAATCCTTTTGAATGTTTTATTAGGTATTGTGATGACACTGATTCATAATCCAGCAGTTGGTTTTAAAACAATTGCTAAAGTGGTTGAAACTGGTTTTGTATCACAAACTGGTGACCAACAAATTGATGCCTTATTAACTCGTGGTGGCATTAATAGCATGATGCCGACTGTTTTATTAATTATTTTAACCTTATCATTAGGTGGGATTTTGATGGAGTTAGGATTGGTTTCAACAGTGATTGGAGCGATTGCTAATAAATTAAACTCAGCGAAGTCATTAATTATTGTGACATTATTATCTGGAATTGGCGTGAATCTATTTATTGGAGAACAATTTTTATCTGTTATCTTACCAGGAAATGCATTTAAAGGAGAATTTCAAAAGTTGCGCTTAGATCCGGTTGTTTTAAGTCGAACTTTAGAAGATGGTGGAACAGTAATTAATTACCTTATTCCTTGGGGGATTGCCGGTAGTTTTGTTGCCAATACGTTTGGTGTCCCAACGCTTGTTTACCTACCTTTTGCCTTATTTAGTTTATTGTCACCTGTATTTTCTGTTATCAGTGCATTAACAGGTTTAGGTGTTGACTACCTACCAGAAGAAAAGGCAAGCGAACCATCGACTATTTAA
- a CDS encoding pentapeptide repeat-containing protein — translation MKKPQLAIDSLTPTSFFTIFDDSDFSLYNHCIEQEEILEQQIQRPLLDKCYFKQVNFSKSLFQNIEMTDCIFENCDLSNCDLSESIIYRTQFLNCKLVGTSFYKSYFHDTEFYQSKMTFTNFSESKIKQSIFNDNFMENADFIECELKKTLFKTCQLENTNFFDTSLKKIDLSTCQFNQLDIQLDGLQGCTLNQEQTLYFAMKFLGITIV, via the coding sequence ATGAAAAAACCACAACTTGCTATCGACTCTCTAACACCAACTTCTTTTTTTACTATTTTTGATGACTCAGATTTTTCACTATACAATCATTGTATTGAACAAGAAGAAATTCTAGAGCAACAAATTCAGCGTCCATTATTAGACAAATGCTATTTTAAACAAGTCAATTTCTCAAAGTCATTGTTTCAAAATATTGAAATGACAGATTGTATTTTTGAAAATTGTGACCTTTCAAACTGTGATTTATCTGAAAGTATTATCTATCGTACGCAATTTTTAAATTGTAAACTAGTCGGAACATCATTTTATAAAAGTTATTTTCATGATACCGAATTTTACCAATCGAAAATGACTTTTACTAATTTTAGTGAATCAAAAATAAAACAGTCGATTTTTAACGATAACTTCATGGAGAATGCTGATTTTATTGAGTGTGAACTTAAAAAAACACTGTTTAAGACTTGTCAGCTAGAAAACACTAATTTTTTCGATACCTCTTTGAAAAAAATAGATCTTAGTACCTGCCAGTTTAATCAGTTAGATATCCAACTAGATGGCTTACAAGGTTGCACCCTCAATCAAGAACAAACACTATATTTTGCTATGAAATTTTTGGGTATTACGATAGTTTAA